Genomic window (Microbacterium oxydans):
GAGGATGCCGAGGTCCTTCGCCGCCGCCCCGCTCGCGTTCGGCAGCACCTCGGTCATGAGCGCCGCATCCACCGCCATGTAGACGCCGAAGCCGATGCCGTTGATGACGCTCATCACGATCATCCCCGTCATGTTCGGCATGACCAGCGGCATCACGAAGCCGATGGCCATGATGACGGAGGACACGTAGATGAAGACCTTGCGGCGGCCGACCTTGTCGCTCCACCAGCCGGACACCCCGATCGCGAGCAGCGTCGGCACGAACGCCACGAGGGTCAGGGTGAGCACCGCGCCCTGCGCCTCGGGAAGCGAGAGGCCGATGTACTTCTGCAGCATGTAGAGCTGATAGGTCGAGACGACGAAATAGCCCAGGATCAGCAGGAAGCGCGCGGCGAACGCCCACGCGAAGTCGGGGTGCTTGCGCGGGTTCACCCAGAACCCCTTGAAGAACGCACCCCACGCGAACGGCTCGACGGCCGCATTCTTCGACGACCAGTCGCGGTTGACGACGACGAAGAGCACGGTCGAGACGATCACGACGACGCCGAACACGGAGTACGCGACACCGAACTGCGCGGCGAGGGCGCTCGCGATCATCACGCCGATCATCCCGCCGACCTGCATGCCGATGCCGAGCATCGCGCTCGCTCCGCCGCGCTTCGAGCGCGGGAAGCGGTCGGCGGTGATCGTGGTCAGCGGTGCCTGGAGGAAGTTCAGGGCGACCTGGATGACGACCCAGAACACCGTGATCCAGACGAGCTGGGTCAACGACCCCATCCCCAGCAGCAGGATGCCGCCGATGAGCGACCCTGCGAGCATCCACGGTGCGCGCCGACCGAGGCGGGAGCGGGTGCGGTCGCTGAGGGCGCCGGCGAGCGGCTGGGCGAAGAGCGTGAAGATGAACGACACCGTGGTGACGATCGCGAGGTTGGCCTCTTGGCCTTCCTCTCCGAAGATCACCTGGATCTGGGTGGGGAGCAGGATGCCGAGCAGGCCGGCGTAGCTCGCGAACAGCGTGAGACCCGCGATGAGCATGCTCGGCAGGAGGCGCTTGTTCGCCGGCGGGCTGGCGGCGGGTTCGCCCGCGGCCGGTGGTTCGGTGGCGATGACCCCGGTGGCGGCGATCTCGGTCGCCGGGTCGAGAGGGGGAAGTGACATGTCGGCTCCTCGTTGAGCGGAATCGGGTTAATACCAAACGCTGTTCGGTATTCATCCGACATGCTGACAGATGACTCGCCGTCCTCGCAAGCCATTCACGAACGTTGTTTGGTTTTCGTGATCTGGCCGTGACGGATACCCTGGTGCCATGGCGACACGAGGGGCATACGCGAAGGGCGTCGCCAAGCGCGAGGAGATCCTCCAGGCCGCCCTCACCGTCGTCGCCGAGCACGGATACCGCAAGGCCTCCGTCCGCGAGATCGCCGATGCCGCGGGCCTCAGCCCCGCGGGGCTCCTGCACTACTTCGGCTCGAAGGAGGAGCTGTTCGTCGCGATCCTCCGCGCCCGAGACGACCGCGACGAGCAGGAGTACGCGGGCGAAGACGCCTCCGCGGCCTTCCTCGCGGTGATGCGCCACAACGCCTCCGTCCCCGGACTCGTGCAGCTGTACGCGCAGCTCGCCGCCGAGGCGGGCGACCCCGCGCACCCCGCGCACACCTACTTCCGCGAACGCACCGAGCGGGTCGAGGCCCTCACCCGCGCCCAGGTCGTGGAGGACCAGGAGGCCGGCCGGATCCGGGCCGACGTCGACCCCGCCTGGGTCGTGCGCACGCTGCACGCACTGGCCGACGGACTCCAGGCCGCGTGGATGCTCGATCCGTCGCTCGACATGGTCGCCGAGATCGAGCAGTTCCTGGTGCTGCTGCGCCCCGACTGACGGACGCTCGGACTGACGGACGCCCGGACTGACGGACGCTCCGTCTCGCGAGACCCGCGGGAGGACCGAGGCCGTGGGAGCGGCTCAGTCGAGCGTCTTCGCCACGGCGTGCGGCATCCGCGCCCGCATCACCCGGACGGCCTCGGGGTTGTCGTCGACGAGCACGGCGTCGCGACCGAGCGCCGAGGCGACGGCCCCGGTCGTACCGCTGCCCGCGAAGAGGTCGAGCACCCGATCCCCCGGACGGCTGGACGCGGCCACGATGCGGCGCAGGATGCCCTCGGGCTTCTGCGTGGGGTAGCCGGTCTTCTCCCGCCCGGTCGTGGGCACGATCGTGTGCCACCACACGTCGGTCGGCAGCTTGCCGCGCGCCGCCTTCTCCGCGGTCACGAGCCCGGGCGCCATGTACGGCTCGCGGTCGACCGCCTCGGAATCGAACACGTACTCCCGCGGGTTCTTCACGTAGACCAGGATCGTGTCGTGCTTGGTGGGCCAGCGGCGCCGCGACTTCGCACCGTAGTCGTACGCCCAGATCAGCTCGTTGAGGAAGCAGTCGCGCCCGAACACCGCGTCGAGCATGACCTTCGCGTAGTGCGCCTCCCGGTAGTCGAGGTGCAGGTAGAGCGTCCCGTCGTCGGCGAGCAGCCGCCAGGCCTCCTCCAGCCGCGGCATCAGGAACGCGCCGTAGTCGTCGAAGCGGTCGTCATAGGCGCGCAGCATCCCACGGACGCGCTCGTACGCGTGTCCGTGGAACCCGTGCCGCACCTCGGTCTCGGGCTCGGCCGCGGGGCCAGCAGACTCCCGCTCCGGCGCAGACTCCCCCTCCGGCGCGGGCTCCGCGTCCGGCGCAAGCATCCGCCGTGCGGTCACCACCTGCCGCTCCTGCGTGCGGCCGGTGTTGAACGGGGGATCGAGGTACACGAGGGTGAACGAACCGGAGGGCAGCGTCGCGGCGACCGCGAGGTTGTCGCCCTCGATGACCGTGACGGCCCCCGGCACGACCGGCGCGATCACGGGCACGGCATCCGACTCGACCGCGTCGCCTGCTCCGGTCCGAGGATCAGTGTCCGGCGCCGTCACGGCACCCGATGCAGCCACGCCTCGGTGGCGAACTTCGACGCGACCAGCGCCTCCGCATCGGCGTACTCATCAGCCGAGACGGTCCCGGTCTCGGCGTCGGTCAGCGACCGGAAGGTGTCCTTGAAGCGCTCGATGATCTCGGCGCGCTCGAGCCCGGTCTGCGTGCGCAGCGGGTCGACGCGCTTGGCCGCCGAGGTGGTGCCCTTGTCGCTGAGCTTCTCGCGTCCGATGCGCAGCACCTCGGTCATCATCTGACCGTCGATGTCGTACGACAGGGTCGCGTGGTGCAGCACTCCGCCGTTGGCGAGGCGCTTCTGCGCGGCGCCGCCGATCTTGCCGGTCGGGCTCGCGATGTCGTTGAGCGGCTGGTAGACCGCGTCGATGCCGAGCGAGCGCAGCGCCTGCAGCACCCAGTCGTCGAGGAAGGCGTAGGAGTCGGCGAACGTCATGCCCGCCACCAGCGAGGCCGGCACGTACAGCGAGTAAGTGATGATCTGCCCCGCGGCCATGAGCATCGCCCCGCCGCCGGAGATGCGGCGCACCACGTCGAACCCGTGCCGGGCCGCCCCTTCCGGGTCGACCTCGTTGCGGTAGGACTGGAACGACCCGATCACGACGGCGGACTCGTCCCACTCCCAAATGCGCAGGGTCGGGCGGCGACGGCCCTCGCCGACGCGCGAGGTGAGCACCTCGTCGAGGGCAAGGTTCATGCGCGGCGAGACCGCCTTGTCGTGCACGATCTCCCAGTCGAAGTCGCGCCACCCCGGGGCGGTCACGAGGGCCCGGCGCACGGCGGTGCCGACGGCCTCGGGCGAGAAGCCGAGCAGCTGGGCGCCGTCGGGCAGCGCCCCGCGGACCGCGGCCGCGATCGCCGTGGCATCCGACTCCGCCGGCAGGCCGTTCACCGCGGCGTCGATGTCGTCGAGCGCCGAGTCGGGCTCGAGGAAGAAGTCGCCGGCGAGGCGGAAGCGGGCGATGCGGTCGTCCTCGATCTCGAGGTCGACGACGACGAGCTTTCCGCCTGGAACCTTGTATTCACCGTGCACGGTTCCAGCTTAAGCCGCGCGGGCGCCGATCCGGCGGGTCAGCCGCCGAGCACGACCACACGCTCACCGGCGCGGATCGGCGTCGAGTACCGATTCCCGGGCGGCGGGAGCGGGCAGATGAACTGGTCCGAGAACGCGCACGGCGGCAGGTACGCCCGGTTGAAGTCGATGACCG
Coding sequences:
- a CDS encoding TetR/AcrR family transcriptional regulator, whose amino-acid sequence is MATRGAYAKGVAKREEILQAALTVVAEHGYRKASVREIADAAGLSPAGLLHYFGSKEELFVAILRARDDRDEQEYAGEDASAAFLAVMRHNASVPGLVQLYAQLAAEAGDPAHPAHTYFRERTERVEALTRAQVVEDQEAGRIRADVDPAWVVRTLHALADGLQAAWMLDPSLDMVAEIEQFLVLLRPD
- a CDS encoding MFS transporter; its protein translation is MSLPPLDPATEIAATGVIATEPPAAGEPAASPPANKRLLPSMLIAGLTLFASYAGLLGILLPTQIQVIFGEEGQEANLAIVTTVSFIFTLFAQPLAGALSDRTRSRLGRRAPWMLAGSLIGGILLLGMGSLTQLVWITVFWVVIQVALNFLQAPLTTITADRFPRSKRGGASAMLGIGMQVGGMIGVMIASALAAQFGVAYSVFGVVVIVSTVLFVVVNRDWSSKNAAVEPFAWGAFFKGFWVNPRKHPDFAWAFAARFLLILGYFVVSTYQLYMLQKYIGLSLPEAQGAVLTLTLVAFVPTLLAIGVSGWWSDKVGRRKVFIYVSSVIMAIGFVMPLVMPNMTGMIVMSVINGIGFGVYMAVDAALMTEVLPNASGAAAKDLGILNVATNIPQAMSPSIALLIISTMGGYAMLFVFAIVFVILAAIATAPIKGVR
- a CDS encoding DNA-methyltransferase produces the protein MAASGAVTAPDTDPRTGAGDAVESDAVPVIAPVVPGAVTVIEGDNLAVAATLPSGSFTLVYLDPPFNTGRTQERQVVTARRMLAPDAEPAPEGESAPERESAGPAAEPETEVRHGFHGHAYERVRGMLRAYDDRFDDYGAFLMPRLEEAWRLLADDGTLYLHLDYREAHYAKVMLDAVFGRDCFLNELIWAYDYGAKSRRRWPTKHDTILVYVKNPREYVFDSEAVDREPYMAPGLVTAEKAARGKLPTDVWWHTIVPTTGREKTGYPTQKPEGILRRIVAASSRPGDRVLDLFAGSGTTGAVASALGRDAVLVDDNPEAVRVMRARMPHAVAKTLD
- a CDS encoding lipoate--protein ligase family protein yields the protein MHGEYKVPGGKLVVVDLEIEDDRIARFRLAGDFFLEPDSALDDIDAAVNGLPAESDATAIAAAVRGALPDGAQLLGFSPEAVGTAVRRALVTAPGWRDFDWEIVHDKAVSPRMNLALDEVLTSRVGEGRRRPTLRIWEWDESAVVIGSFQSYRNEVDPEGAARHGFDVVRRISGGGAMLMAAGQIITYSLYVPASLVAGMTFADSYAFLDDWVLQALRSLGIDAVYQPLNDIASPTGKIGGAAQKRLANGGVLHHATLSYDIDGQMMTEVLRIGREKLSDKGTTSAAKRVDPLRTQTGLERAEIIERFKDTFRSLTDAETGTVSADEYADAEALVASKFATEAWLHRVP